One Corallococcus exiguus DNA segment encodes these proteins:
- a CDS encoding GIY-YIG nuclease family protein, giving the protein MIPNAAHSPMLGTIILDSFKKTEAPRIAAALGEICSANDNYGWASTGVYSFFDPQTKETLYLGLAQDFTERFKQHTGLKACAPKFCKKGKIAAYFQQKEKLGFGILAQSPLEQPVLRKNRKERRAQPHDDDLAGLTYAQTGEGQLIEAHRLALGVLPPWNSIGGDKRGQARASEGNIAIVQALCGRLDAFPVARSTLRELADTPLFTDYEVDLHAARLMAQLDSDLLGCLSRLARRGALSKPLDAYLEYLKRTPAL; this is encoded by the coding sequence TTGATTCCGAACGCCGCACACAGCCCAATGCTCGGAACGATAATTCTCGACAGCTTCAAGAAGACAGAGGCTCCTAGGATCGCAGCCGCCTTGGGGGAAATCTGCTCGGCCAACGACAATTACGGCTGGGCATCAACCGGCGTCTACTCCTTCTTCGATCCGCAAACGAAAGAAACGCTCTATCTAGGGCTTGCTCAAGACTTCACCGAGCGATTCAAGCAACACACCGGCCTTAAGGCATGTGCGCCCAAGTTCTGCAAGAAGGGGAAGATTGCCGCGTACTTCCAACAAAAAGAAAAACTCGGCTTCGGGATACTAGCGCAATCTCCTCTTGAACAGCCCGTGCTCCGAAAGAACAGGAAGGAGCGACGCGCACAACCCCATGATGACGACTTGGCTGGCTTGACGTATGCCCAAACAGGCGAAGGCCAGCTCATTGAGGCGCACAGACTTGCTCTTGGAGTACTCCCACCCTGGAATAGTATCGGGGGAGACAAGAGAGGCCAGGCCCGAGCCAGCGAGGGGAACATCGCGATTGTTCAAGCACTGTGTGGACGCCTAGATGCATTTCCAGTCGCAAGGTCAACCCTCCGCGAACTAGCAGACACTCCGTTATTCACAGACTATGAAGTAGATCTGCATGCAGCTCGTTTGATGGCGCAACTTGATTCGGATCTCCTTGGTTGCCTATCTCGGCTCGCGAGGCGCGGGGCCCTCAGCAAGCCGCTCGACGCGTACCTGGAGTACCTCAAGCGCACGCCAGCATTGTGA
- a CDS encoding phage terminase large subunit family protein — MEGRFTCRMLRSFEGVPFAEQEAHLRRLLSVLPVARLSVDRSGIGMNLAENLARDFPQVVEEDFTNEAKERWATDFKILLQRRDVTLPRQRELVGQIHSIKRRVLPSGKVSFDAERTSRGHADKFWAVALACQRERGPERRGTGEIGVRVIG, encoded by the coding sequence GTGGAGGGCCGCTTCACCTGCAGGATGCTGCGCAGCTTCGAAGGTGTTCCCTTCGCGGAGCAGGAGGCCCACCTGCGGCGCCTTCTTTCTGTCCTGCCGGTGGCGCGCCTCTCCGTTGACCGCAGCGGCATCGGCATGAACCTCGCCGAGAACCTCGCCCGCGACTTCCCCCAGGTGGTGGAGGAGGACTTCACCAACGAGGCCAAGGAGAGGTGGGCCACCGACTTCAAGATTCTCCTCCAGCGCCGCGACGTCACCCTGCCGCGCCAGCGTGAGCTTGTCGGGCAGATTCACTCCATCAAGCGGCGCGTGCTCCCCTCCGGCAAGGTGTCCTTCGACGCCGAGCGCACCAGTCGCGGGCACGCGGACAAGTTCTGGGCAGTCGCTCTGGCGTGCCAGCGCGAGCGGGGGCCCGAGCGACGAGGGACCGGGGAGATTGGGGTGCGGGTCATCGGGTAG
- a CDS encoding terminase large subunit domain-containing protein — MTLGIVKRTEDDLTQWLATESGFISGLCQYDNEPVVLEPYQQSFLCNRSRFRWVAKSRQVGFSFLFALEALARCHLRDGHTAVFVSYNLSDAVEKVLIARQVYEELPLAYQKKLVTDAKTELAFESNSRGRRLSRIISVPAKPPRGKRGDVYLDELAHLVNDREVYTGSTALILRSHGQLTGGSTPLGRRGIFWEIDTQELRKYPHHTRQLVPWWLCRFFSLNVKRASMEAPFMSTEERVARFGRPVLTEQFDSLPQEDFQQEFECLLRRRVLQLLALRVDSPVHHGRAALGAGRVRRARAPGPTGGGLRRGPHARPLRAGRLRRGGGPLHLQDAAQLRRCSLRGAGGPPAAPSFCPAGGAPLR; from the coding sequence GTGACGCTCGGCATCGTCAAGCGCACCGAGGATGACCTCACACAGTGGCTGGCCACCGAGTCCGGATTCATTTCCGGGCTGTGCCAGTACGACAACGAACCTGTTGTGCTGGAGCCGTACCAGCAGTCCTTTCTCTGCAACCGCTCCCGCTTCAGGTGGGTGGCAAAGAGCCGCCAGGTGGGCTTCTCCTTCCTCTTCGCCCTCGAGGCCCTGGCGCGGTGCCACCTGCGCGACGGACACACGGCGGTCTTCGTTTCGTACAACCTCTCGGACGCTGTCGAGAAGGTGCTCATCGCCCGGCAGGTGTACGAGGAGCTGCCGCTCGCCTACCAGAAGAAGCTCGTGACGGATGCCAAGACGGAGCTGGCCTTCGAGTCGAACTCCCGAGGCCGGCGCCTCTCGCGCATCATCTCCGTTCCCGCCAAGCCTCCGCGCGGCAAGCGCGGCGATGTCTACCTCGACGAGCTGGCGCACCTAGTCAACGACCGAGAAGTCTATACCGGCAGCACCGCCCTCATCCTGCGCTCGCATGGACAACTCACAGGGGGCAGCACCCCGCTTGGCCGGCGAGGCATCTTCTGGGAGATAGACACCCAGGAGCTGCGCAAGTACCCGCACCACACCCGCCAACTGGTGCCCTGGTGGCTGTGCCGCTTCTTCAGCCTGAACGTGAAGCGCGCCTCGATGGAGGCCCCCTTCATGTCCACCGAGGAGCGCGTCGCGCGCTTCGGACGCCCCGTCCTCACCGAGCAGTTCGACTCCTTGCCGCAGGAGGACTTCCAGCAGGAGTTCGAATGCCTTTTACGTCGACGAGTCCTACAGCTTCTTGCCCTACGAGTTGATTCTCCCGTGCACCACGGACGAGCTGCCCTTGGCGCAGGACGCGTCCGACGTGCCCGTGCCCCAGGGCCGACTGGTGGCGGGCTTCGACGTGGGCCGCACGCGAGACCGCTCCGAGCTGGCCGTCTTCGAAGAGGTGGAGGGCCGCTTCACCTGCAGGATGCTGCGCAGCTTCGAAGGTGTTCCCTTCGCGGAGCAGGAGGCCCACCTGCGGCGCCTTCTTTCTGTCCTGCCGGTGGCGCGCCTCTCCGTTGA
- a CDS encoding tyrosine-type recombinase/integrase, translated as MSAYAAVARPPRTLTEKEVALLLRVTGAHKEGFRDHCLYSLALASGLREHELVALNIGDIFDERGRARRHVPLRVFKGCRRHPGSQEVVLSDTVRAKLEKLLRLKRSQGHDVGPLAPLFMSRLGLRLSTRQVRHGFAVWQQRAGLDRHLNFHTVRHTACTGVYRRTKDIRLTQRFARQRSIDSTVIYTHPSDDELVRVTQDLPC; from the coding sequence ATGTCTGCCTATGCCGCTGTTGCCCGCCCACCTCGCACGCTCACGGAGAAGGAGGTGGCGCTCCTGCTGCGCGTCACGGGGGCGCACAAGGAGGGCTTCAGGGACCACTGCCTCTACAGCCTCGCGCTGGCCTCGGGCCTGCGTGAGCACGAGCTGGTGGCCCTCAATATCGGCGACATCTTCGACGAGCGCGGACGCGCACGCCGCCACGTGCCGTTGCGCGTCTTCAAGGGGTGCCGCCGGCACCCGGGCTCCCAGGAAGTCGTCCTCTCGGACACGGTTCGCGCGAAGCTGGAGAAACTGCTTCGCCTCAAGCGCTCGCAGGGGCACGACGTGGGGCCCTTGGCGCCGCTCTTCATGAGCCGCCTGGGACTGCGCCTGTCCACGCGGCAGGTGCGCCACGGCTTCGCGGTGTGGCAGCAGCGCGCGGGCCTGGACAGGCACCTCAACTTCCACACCGTGCGCCACACCGCGTGCACCGGGGTGTACCGGAGAACGAAGGACATCCGCCTCACCCAGCGGTTCGCGCGCCAGCGCAGCATCGACTCCACGGTCATCTACACGCACCCCTCGGACGACGAGCTGGTGCGCGTGACGCAGGACTTGCCCTGCTGA
- a CDS encoding AT hook motif domain protein — translation MAQKKPLKKLGRPTKAEGPRLPHDEVDRLLVEGEEVPTTRGRVKRRFPSLRELAERFGVAHSAVAKYAQQHDCLGRRKRLLAGEPPDEVVEPPEAPPTPPPAKRKTGRPRKSEEPALPRQELDRALVFGDVKSLPDGSTMTSYASYRELAERFGVATSLVANYAKEHNCLRRREEAKTRIATKADAKLIELRANAIAVSKDDALKMIDGYLLGFEEALAEGRVRVDNPTDFNTMVRLKEFVQGGADSRQELHATFSLEGLQARHAQALRAARETTPAVRGEVDAEVVSSDDEDMDTASSEHPKDNALVAPPTHVAPPADPD, via the coding sequence ATGGCCCAGAAGAAGCCCCTCAAGAAGCTGGGGCGCCCCACCAAGGCCGAAGGCCCCCGGCTGCCTCACGACGAGGTGGACCGGCTCCTCGTGGAGGGCGAAGAGGTGCCCACCACGCGGGGCCGTGTGAAGCGGCGCTTCCCCTCTCTCCGCGAGTTGGCCGAGCGCTTCGGCGTCGCCCATAGCGCCGTCGCCAAGTACGCCCAGCAACACGACTGCCTCGGCCGCCGCAAGCGCCTCCTCGCGGGCGAGCCGCCGGACGAGGTGGTGGAGCCTCCGGAGGCGCCACCGACTCCACCGCCCGCGAAGCGCAAGACGGGCCGCCCCCGCAAGTCCGAGGAGCCCGCGCTCCCGCGCCAGGAGCTGGACCGCGCCCTCGTCTTCGGCGACGTGAAGAGCTTGCCGGACGGCTCCACCATGACGTCCTACGCCTCGTACCGCGAGTTGGCGGAGCGCTTTGGCGTCGCTACCTCCCTCGTCGCCAACTACGCGAAGGAGCACAACTGCCTGCGCCGCCGCGAGGAGGCCAAGACGCGCATCGCCACCAAGGCGGATGCGAAGCTCATCGAGCTGCGCGCCAACGCCATCGCCGTCTCGAAGGACGACGCGCTGAAGATGATTGACGGCTACCTCCTCGGCTTCGAGGAGGCCCTCGCCGAAGGTCGCGTCCGCGTCGACAACCCCACCGACTTCAACACCATGGTGCGACTGAAGGAGTTCGTCCAAGGCGGCGCCGACTCCCGCCAGGAGCTGCACGCCACCTTCTCGCTGGAGGGCCTCCAGGCCCGGCACGCCCAGGCACTGCGAGCTGCACGTGAGACGACGCCCGCCGTGCGCGGCGAGGTGGACGCAGAGGTGGTGAGCAGCGACGACGAGGACATGGACACAGCCTCGTCGGAGCACCCCAAGGACAACGCCCTCGTGGCGCCTCCCACGCACGTCGCGCCCCCCGCCGACCCCGACTGA
- a CDS encoding 3'-5' exonuclease, producing MLLAHPASDTTPVSALHPPLFPGLPPHLRTLAFIDLETTGLDASRHEVLEVAILRVDARSLTVLAEYEARVQPTRLADADPAALAVCGYSDEEWRDALPLEEVLATVTPLLTGTLVAGHNTSFDWGFLVEGYRRTELPLPSVDYHRLDTASLAWPLLATGEVESLSLNALARRFGLHRPSPHRAMADARCALELARCLAVRMARGGHMERLLEESGGVS from the coding sequence ATGCTGCTCGCTCATCCTGCTTCCGACACCACCCCTGTCTCTGCCCTCCACCCGCCGCTCTTCCCCGGCCTCCCGCCGCACCTGCGGACGCTCGCCTTCATCGACCTGGAGACGACCGGCCTGGACGCCTCCCGTCACGAGGTGCTGGAGGTGGCCATTCTCCGCGTCGACGCGCGCAGCCTCACGGTGCTGGCGGAGTACGAGGCCCGCGTGCAGCCCACCCGGCTGGCTGACGCCGACCCCGCAGCCCTGGCCGTGTGCGGCTACTCCGACGAGGAGTGGCGGGACGCCCTGCCCCTGGAGGAAGTCTTGGCCACCGTGACGCCGCTGCTGACGGGCACCCTCGTCGCCGGCCACAACACCAGCTTCGACTGGGGCTTCCTCGTCGAGGGCTACCGCCGCACCGAGCTGCCCCTGCCCTCCGTCGACTACCACCGCCTCGACACCGCGAGCCTCGCGTGGCCGCTGCTCGCCACGGGCGAGGTGGAGTCCCTCTCCCTCAACGCCCTGGCCCGCCGCTTCGGCCTCCACCGGCCCTCGCCCCACCGCGCCATGGCGGACGCCCGCTGCGCGCTGGAGTTGGCCCGCTGCCTCGCGGTGCGCATGGCCCGTGGCGGGCACATGGAGCGGCTGCTGGAGGAGTCGGGAGGTGTCTCGTGA
- a CDS encoding RecB family exonuclease yields the protein MSALRNEHLSYSRLSRFEACPLSYRLHYLDKHTSEPGVPLSFGKALHAVLERLLQDVIDTEYAGPLSEEHALQLYREEWATSGLSGLDLFQQGLGILQDFVRQQGRVDSRDILAIEKEFRLPVGPFTVLGFIDRVDWVDDETVHVMDYKSNHQLFTREELDSSLQLSLYALAARRMWPWAKKVRLSMWMLRHGVRQETTRTEEQLDAALAYVETLGQQMEKAESFPARLNPNCVYCDHRSNCPAYAKALEGQRDVVCEDTADLESVARERQEVAHLAKILNARKAELEGVLRAHLAEQDELVLAGTRYRMFNTTSLDYPLEPTVAVLARATGLPREELVERLASVEKKALDALLKDAGKRLGTARVALLKAELDSLAAKHHSPRFWAKEVA from the coding sequence ATGAGCGCCCTGCGAAACGAGCATTTGTCATACAGCCGGCTGAGCCGCTTCGAGGCCTGCCCGCTTTCCTACCGGCTCCACTACCTCGACAAGCACACGTCGGAGCCCGGCGTCCCACTGAGCTTCGGAAAGGCATTGCACGCCGTCCTCGAGCGACTCCTCCAGGACGTCATCGACACCGAGTACGCGGGCCCGCTCTCCGAGGAGCACGCCCTCCAGCTCTACCGTGAAGAGTGGGCCACCTCGGGCCTCTCCGGCCTGGATCTCTTCCAACAGGGCCTCGGCATCCTCCAGGACTTCGTCCGCCAGCAGGGCCGCGTGGACTCCCGCGACATCCTCGCCATCGAGAAGGAGTTCCGCCTGCCGGTGGGCCCCTTCACCGTCCTGGGCTTCATCGACCGCGTCGACTGGGTGGACGACGAGACGGTCCACGTCATGGACTACAAGTCCAACCACCAGCTCTTCACCCGCGAGGAGCTGGACTCCAGCCTCCAGCTCAGCCTCTACGCCCTCGCCGCGCGCCGCATGTGGCCCTGGGCCAAGAAGGTGCGCCTCTCCATGTGGATGCTGCGCCACGGCGTGCGGCAGGAGACGACACGCACCGAGGAGCAGTTGGACGCCGCCCTCGCCTACGTCGAGACGCTGGGCCAGCAGATGGAGAAGGCGGAGTCCTTCCCCGCCCGCCTCAACCCCAACTGCGTGTACTGCGACCACCGGAGCAACTGCCCCGCCTACGCCAAGGCGCTGGAGGGACAGCGTGACGTCGTCTGCGAAGACACGGCCGACCTGGAGTCCGTCGCCCGCGAGCGCCAGGAAGTTGCCCACCTCGCGAAGATTCTCAACGCGCGCAAGGCGGAGCTGGAGGGCGTCCTCCGGGCCCACCTCGCCGAACAGGACGAACTCGTCCTCGCCGGCACGCGCTACCGCATGTTCAACACCACCAGCCTCGACTACCCGCTGGAGCCCACCGTCGCGGTGCTGGCCCGCGCCACCGGCCTCCCCCGTGAGGAACTGGTGGAGCGCCTCGCCAGCGTCGAGAAGAAGGCCCTCGACGCGCTGCTGAAGGACGCAGGCAAGCGCCTGGGCACCGCCCGCGTCGCGCTGCTGAAGGCCGAGCTGGACTCCCTCGCCGCCAAACACCACTCGCCCAGGTTCTGGGCCAAGGAGGTTGCATAG